In one Silene latifolia isolate original U9 population chromosome 10, ASM4854445v1, whole genome shotgun sequence genomic region, the following are encoded:
- the LOC141608172 gene encoding uncharacterized protein LOC141608172, which yields MWGGSAKFIPLVRENWDAGFTGTPMFRLAKNLKNMKVVLKELNKECFSDIENAATILQKQVEGLQEGINRDPTNVQKITEEYEASIKLQELAKARESFLSQKSKHQWIKDGDANSSYFHGMLKRRRNMNKVAMVEDMNGKVCDTQEQIQKAFIDYYQLLLGSSRETKKIHRRIIAQGPVCNADHWHSLRKPVTGEEIKEALFSIPDIKSPGPDGYTKSGSFYTAEKHPGEHTNLSRSDQGKRGLRQGDPLSPLIFTMCMEYLTRTLQYASSKYEFKFHPMCKKQRLTSLMFADDVMLFSKGDANSMMLLLQSFATFSNATGLQVSASKSSAYFRNVPEQLKSEILQISGFSEGSIPFKYLGMPIQTTRLKKQDCECLVDKICARIHGYGARKFSYAGRLVIVKSVLNSLHSYWASMFVIPKGIIKNIEAVCRNFLWDNSADYRRTPLVGWDTICRPKDEGGLGLKDQESWNKAMVGRLVDWVSTQRDSIWVHWVQNNYLKGQEWMEYKPSSNSSWVWRRICKVKEEMRTGYVNGQWNVQPGGFTPAGCYAWFRGTRPRVQWDKAVWNGWALPKHQFLGWLVAHEALNTAARLVSFGVDIEDKCYLCGLVSENIEHLFCDCLYSRRIVRELNKKTTWVFPVRDVMDWCMRRTGTVLQRGIQNAMVMSLLYQIWQQRNKSRNEKVLVSPKIVAGTMLEDMRSRVRTREKTMMTIAERDWLVRMRLIE from the exons ATGTGGGGTGGTTCAGCGAAGTTTATTCCTTTGGTGAGGGAGAATTGGGATGCTGGCTTCACTGGTACTCCTATGTTCAGGTTGGCAAAAAATCTGAAGAATATGAAAGTTGTCCTTAAGGAGTTGAATAAGGAGTGTTTCAGTGATATTGAAAATGCAGCTACGATCCTCCAGAAACAGGTGGAGGGGTTGCAGGAAGGGATTAACAGGGATCCTACTAATGTGCAAAAAATCACTGAAGAATATGAAGCTTCTATTAAACTGCAAGAGTTAGCAAAGGCCAGGGAAAGTTTTCTTTCTCAAAAGTCTAAACATCAATGGATTAAGGATGGGGATGCTAACAGTTCATATTTTCATGGCATGCTGAAAAGGAGGAGGAATATGAATAAGGTTGCAATGGTTGAGGACATGAATGGCAAGGTGTGTGATACTCAGGAGCAAATTCAGAAGGCTTTTATTGACTACTATCAACTTCTGCTAGGATCAAGTAGAGAAACTAAGAAGATTCATAGGAGAATCATTGCTCAAGGACCTGTATGTAATGCTGACCACTGGCATAGCCTAAGGAAGCCTGTAACTGGGGAAGAGATTAAGGAGGCTCTATTTAGTATTCCTGACATTAAGTCACCAGGGCCAGATGGATACACAA AATCAGGGAGCTTTTATACAGCAGAGAAGCATCCAGGAGAACATACTAATCTGTCAAGATCTGATCAG GGGAAGAGGGGCTTAAGACAGGGGGATCCTCTCTCCCCCCTGATCTTTACAATGTGTATGGAGTATTTGACTCGTACCTTGCAATATGCCTCATCAAAGTATGAATTTAAGTTCCATCCTATGTGCAAGAAACAAAGGCTTACTAGtcttatgtttgctgatgatgtcaTGCTTTTCAGTAAAGGGGATGCCAACTCTATGATGCTGTTGTTACAGTCATTTGCTACTTTTTCTAATGCTACTGGACTGCAAGTTAGTGCCTCAAAATCTAGTgcttatttcaggaatgtgcCAGAGCAATTAAAGTCTGAGATACTGCAGATATCTGGATTCAGTGAAGGGAGCATCCCATTCAAATACCTTGGTATGCCAATCCAGACTACAAGACTCAAAAAGCAAGATTGTGAGTGCCTTGTGGATAAAATATGTGCTAGGATACATGGGTATGGGGCAAGAAAATTCTCCTATGCAGGAAGGTTAGTAATAGTCAAGAGTGTGCTTAATTCTCTACATTCTTACTGGGCATCTATGTTTGTCATCCCCAAAGgaatcatcaaaaacattgaaGCAGTCTGTAGAAACTTCCTCTGGGATAACTCAGCAGATTATAGGAGGACTCCTCTTGTGGGATGGGACACTATTTGTAGACCTAAAGATGAAGGTGGTTTGGGGCTCAAGGATCAGGAATCTTGGAATAAGGCCATGGTAGGAAGACTGGTGGACTGGGTTTCTACGCAAAGAGACTCAATTTGGGTTCACTGGGTGCAAAATAATTATCTTAAGGGTCAGGAGTGGATGGAATACAAACCTAGTTCGAACTCAAGCTGGGTATGGAGGAGAATATGCAAGGTTAAGGAAGAAATGAGGACTGGTTATGTCAATGGACAGTGGAATGTTCAACCAGGAGGTTTTACTCCAGCTGGTTGTTATGCCTGGTTCAGAGGGACAAGGCCAAGAGTTCAATGGGATAAGGCAGTCTGGAATGGGTGGGCCTTACCTAAGCATCAATTCTTGGGTTGGCTGGTTGCTCATGAGGCATTGAATACAGCTGCTAGATTAGTTAGTTTTGGGGTGGATATTGAGGACAAGTGCTACCTGTGTGGCCTAGTTTCTGAAAATATTGAGCATTTGTTTTGTGACTGCCTCTATAGTAGAAGAATTGTACGGGAGCTGAACAAGAAAACTACTTGGGTGTTTCCTGTCAGGGATGTGATGGACTGGTGCATGCGTAGAACAGGTACTGTACTTCAGAGAGGAATACAAAATGCTATGGTGATGAGCCTCTTGTACCAGATATGGCAACAGAGAAATAAAAGCAGGAATGAGAAGGTTTTGGTTAGTCCAAAAATTGTGGCAGGTACAATGTTGGAGGATATGAGATCAAGAGTTCGAACCCGGGAAAAAACAATGATGACTATTGCAGAACGTGATTGGCTTGTTAGAATGCGTCTTATAGAATGA
- the LOC141608173 gene encoding uncharacterized protein LOC141608173: MFYQQLLLIKIEAVCRNFLWHGGTEYARTPTVAWSKICTDQKEGGLGLRDEYTWNKAAVGKLVWWVQAHPSKLWVQWVHSVYLKGQGWEDYNPPQDASWTWKKVCKLKREFQPVYNQNEWTTVLGKEYTIKKGYLWLRQGRQEVNWYHIVWTKWSIPKHSFISWMYYQQGFNTKDKLFRLGISLDSSCCICAQEEESPQHLFFKCQYSRRVLQRIQEWTGVTMSDANTQNWWQHRIFTRLKNGILNSILNATMYYIWKKRNERRYEGVIISPGRCVVMIQGDIRSRIQQQLQGTMARKDRQWIEKLM, encoded by the exons ATGTTCTATCAGCAACTAT TACTAATCAAAATTGAAGCAGTCTGCAGGAACTTTTTGTGGCATGGAGGAACTGAATATGCTAGGACCCCTACTGTAGCTTGGTCTAAAATTTGCACTGATCAGAAGGAGGGGGGACTTGGACTAAGAGATGAGTACACATGGAACAAAGCAGCAGTTGGGAAGCTGGTTTGGTGGGTACAAGCCCATCCATCTAAGCTGTGGGTGCAATGGGTGCATAGTGTATATCTGAAAGGACAGGGATGGGAGGACTATAACCCTCCCCAGGATGCCAGCTGGACTTGGAAGAAGGTATGCAAACTGAAAAGGGAATTTCAACCAGTATATAACCAGAATGAATGGACCACTGTACTAGGCAAAGAATATACTATTAAAAAGGGTTACCTCTGGCTAAGGCAAGGCAGACAGGAAGTAAACTGGTATCATATTGTTTGGACCAAATGGTCAATCCCTAAACACAGCTTTATTTCTTGGATGTATTATCAGCAAGGTTTTAATACcaaggacaaattatttagactTGGTATCAGCCTTGACAGCAGCTGTTGTATATGTGCTCAAGAGGAAGAGTCACCCCAACACCTCTTCTTTAAGTGCCAATATAGCAGGAGGGTCCTTCAGAGGATACAGGAATGGACGGGAGTGACTATGTCTGATGCCAATACTCAAAATTGGTGGCAGCATAGGATATTCACTAGACTGAAGAATGGTATATTGAACAGTATTCTCAATGCTACCATGTATTATATCTGGAAAAAAAGAAATGAGAGAAGGTATGAGGGTGTTATAATCAGTCCTGGCAGATGTGTAGTCATGATACAAGGGGATATCAGAAGCAGGATTCAGCAGCAATTGCAGGGTACAATGGCTAGGAAGGATAGGCAATGGATTGAGAAACTAATGTAA